The following coding sequences are from one Desulforhopalus sp. window:
- the rpmB gene encoding 50S ribosomal protein L28, translated as MSKVCEICGKGPVTGNNVSHAHNKTKRRWLPNLKTVHMATAGGNTQKTRVCTRCIRSGAVIKAA; from the coding sequence ATGTCTAAGGTTTGCGAAATCTGTGGAAAAGGGCCAGTGACCGGAAACAATGTTTCCCATGCGCACAACAAGACCAAGAGGCGATGGCTTCCAAATCTGAAAACAGTGCATATGGCGACCGCGGGGGGCAATACCCAAAAAACTCGGGTATGTACTCGTTGCATCAGGTCTGGGGCGGTGATAAAAGCAGCCTGA
- a CDS encoding cytochrome c biogenesis protein ResB has product MKLIDQIWAFFASVQLAILTLCSIAVTSIIGTIIPQGEPYTFYVTKFGTKTATLFQVLDIHKMYSSWWFYGLLGMLSINLIICSLDRIPSVWRIITADNLAISLDRIEKIASLRRWELPQEKSNSIDWQSVLSNTGWSFQTKKCGQTILSFSQKGRWSRMGVYVVHLSILIIFFGAIIGHFFGFKGSVMIPEMRSTEQIFSSPDSKPIDLGFTIRCDSFAIEFYDNGMPKEYRSGLSILENGQEILQKDIRVNSPLSYRGITFYQSSYQAHQEFLLQITETDSGASRQFSLPFQKQESWKERNLQFGIINAEATGQRALRSKLWLKAGDGPAITQWLADSEDFSFTGDGKNYSLKVKQLYSTGLQVAKDPGVWIVYFGCSLLLLGLYMAFFLSHRRIWLYKHKAATSSIIYFAGTANKNKAAFAKTFSKLTNLIDQTICHDLEQHN; this is encoded by the coding sequence ATGAAACTGATCGACCAAATCTGGGCTTTTTTCGCTTCCGTGCAATTGGCCATTTTAACTCTCTGCTCCATTGCTGTAACATCAATCATTGGCACAATCATACCTCAGGGTGAACCTTACACATTTTATGTGACCAAATTTGGCACAAAAACCGCTACGTTATTTCAAGTTCTTGATATTCACAAGATGTACTCTTCATGGTGGTTTTACGGGCTCCTTGGAATGCTCAGCATCAATTTAATCATTTGCAGCCTTGACCGAATACCTTCAGTTTGGAGGATTATTACCGCCGACAATCTTGCTATCTCTTTAGATCGTATTGAGAAAATAGCTTCCCTGCGACGCTGGGAATTGCCGCAGGAGAAGAGCAACTCTATCGATTGGCAATCAGTTTTGTCAAATACCGGATGGAGTTTCCAAACAAAAAAATGCGGGCAGACCATCCTGTCTTTCAGCCAAAAAGGCCGTTGGAGCCGGATGGGAGTTTATGTCGTTCATCTTTCTATTTTGATTATTTTTTTCGGGGCAATTATCGGCCATTTCTTCGGTTTTAAAGGCAGCGTCATGATTCCTGAGATGCGCAGTACAGAACAAATATTTTCCAGTCCGGATTCCAAACCAATTGATTTGGGCTTTACAATCCGCTGTGATTCTTTTGCTATCGAATTCTATGACAATGGTATGCCGAAAGAATATCGAAGCGGCCTATCGATACTTGAAAATGGCCAAGAAATCTTACAGAAAGATATCAGGGTCAACAGCCCACTTTCCTATCGGGGTATTACCTTTTATCAATCCAGTTATCAAGCCCATCAGGAATTCCTATTACAAATTACTGAAACAGACAGCGGCGCCAGTCGGCAGTTCTCTCTACCCTTTCAAAAACAGGAGTCCTGGAAAGAAAGAAATCTGCAATTCGGAATAATCAATGCTGAAGCCACCGGTCAACGAGCGTTGCGATCAAAACTTTGGCTAAAGGCCGGTGATGGTCCGGCTATCACCCAATGGCTAGCCGACAGCGAAGATTTTTCTTTCACCGGGGATGGGAAGAACTACTCACTTAAGGTTAAACAATTGTACTCAACTGGCTTACAGGTTGCAAAAGACCCCGGCGTATGGATAGTGTATTTCGGTTGCAGTCTCCTCTTGCTGGGACTCTACATGGCCTTTTTCTTATCTCACAGAAGAATTTGGCTTTATAAACATAAAGCAGCCACCAGCTCCATCATTTATTTTGCCGGTACCGCAAATAAAAACAAGGCGGCTTTTGCGAAGACATTTTCAAAACTTACCAACCTTATCGATCAAACAATTTGTCACGACCTTGAGCAGCATAATTAA
- the ccsB gene encoding c-type cytochrome biogenesis protein CcsB, with amino-acid sequence MDSSQLLGITTFTYLFSTLLYVFLLVFKTPRLGPITTSFTVVAFLIQTAGMALRWVESYRMGIGHAPLTNMYESVVFFSWTIIALYLVVELLFKTRMIGAFAVPLAFLAMAYASFAGNISKSISPLVPALQSNWLIAHVITCFVGYASFAIAAALGIMYLLKSRSQQNQTSFAKSRFNDLPSLPFIDDLIHKSMIFGFIWLSAGIITGAIWANSAWGTYWSWDPKETWSLITWFFYAITLHARYTRGWTGRRIALLAIFGLISVLFTYYGVNFLLSGLHSYGSSS; translated from the coding sequence ATGGATAGCTCTCAATTACTTGGAATAACTACATTTACGTATTTGTTTTCGACCCTGCTCTACGTCTTTTTGCTGGTTTTCAAGACGCCCCGTCTTGGTCCCATTACAACCTCCTTTACAGTTGTAGCATTTCTTATTCAAACGGCAGGTATGGCCTTACGTTGGGTCGAATCATATCGTATGGGCATCGGTCATGCGCCACTTACCAATATGTACGAATCCGTAGTTTTTTTCTCATGGACGATAATTGCCCTCTATTTAGTTGTCGAATTATTATTTAAAACCAGGATGATTGGGGCATTTGCGGTACCACTTGCCTTTCTTGCTATGGCCTATGCCTCATTTGCCGGCAATATAAGCAAAAGTATCTCTCCATTGGTTCCGGCACTACAATCCAATTGGCTCATAGCTCACGTAATAACTTGCTTTGTTGGATATGCATCATTTGCTATAGCTGCCGCTCTTGGGATCATGTACCTCCTAAAATCTCGGAGTCAGCAAAACCAAACCTCATTTGCAAAAAGTAGATTTAACGACTTGCCATCTCTACCCTTCATTGATGACTTAATCCATAAGAGTATGATTTTTGGTTTTATCTGGTTGAGTGCGGGGATCATCACCGGTGCCATTTGGGCCAACTCAGCTTGGGGAACCTATTGGAGTTGGGACCCAAAAGAAACATGGTCACTTATTACATGGTTTTTTTATGCCATCACCTTACACGCAAGATATACCCGCGGTTGGACAGGTAGGCGAATTGCTCTTCTTGCGATTTTCGGACTCATCTCCGTGTTGTTTACATATTATGGGGTAAATTTCCTTCTTTCCGGGCTTCATAGCTACGGTTCTAGCTCATAA
- a CDS encoding cytochrome c family protein, which translates to MRKIIACSFFSLSMLIGSVLFTMAAGNVGPADITIDEGGKKPAVFPHKKHQDAFKCGECHHQMTADGKQSPYVEAQEIKKCGSCHNATVLAGKMKDKLALDTLKGAGHGNCLECHKAKKDDPAVKDKKIDKCETCHPKK; encoded by the coding sequence ATGAGGAAAATTATTGCCTGCAGTTTCTTTTCATTATCCATGTTGATTGGATCGGTACTATTTACTATGGCTGCCGGCAATGTCGGTCCTGCCGATATTACCATTGACGAAGGAGGCAAAAAGCCAGCCGTATTCCCGCATAAAAAACATCAGGATGCGTTTAAATGTGGAGAATGTCATCATCAAATGACGGCAGACGGCAAACAGAGTCCCTATGTAGAAGCTCAAGAAATTAAAAAATGTGGTTCATGTCATAATGCCACTGTTCTAGCCGGAAAAATGAAAGATAAACTGGCCCTCGACACCCTCAAAGGTGCTGGTCATGGGAACTGCTTAGAATGTCATAAGGCCAAGAAAGATGACCCGGCCGTCAAAGACAAAAAAATTGACAAGTGCGAGACCTGTCATCCCAAAAAATAA
- the glyS gene encoding glycine--tRNA ligase subunit beta, whose amino-acid sequence MRDLLFEIGMEEIPASYLEPALTQLKNRFAEKASDLKIGYGEIKTLGTPRRLALIVKNINEKQEDITEELLGPSKSAGFDANGKTTRAADGFAKSKGANVSDLQVVTTPKGEYLMLLRKQKGVETANLLPDLLQSLILDVSFPKSMKWGSNTHAFARPIQWLVAIFGEEVIRFSHAGVESSNSSGGHRFLANKRFTINSVATYEQQLADHFVLLDQTKRRARVVSEIEQAVAQSAELQGGRVAIDEVLVDTVTNLVEMPFGVCGTFDEKYLQLPADVLITSMREHQKYFPVVNQTGKLLPGFVAVNNTKVKDTAITRKGHQRVLRARLEDALFFFNSDRETKLEDRIANLQGIIFQAKLGTMLEKKDRLVKLVRILADKVVPELADDGCRAALLCKADLLSNMVGEFPSLQGTMGGAYAIHDGEKDNVAAAIVEHYMPKRAGAELPSSELGSILALADRFDTLAGCFGIGQVPSGTADPFGLRRISIAILHIIQGKKYSLSLRELIHKALALYGNKVAGGNDTVETVVAFIKGRFANDCISRGIAADAVDAAVSVNFDDVNDCLLRVNAILQLRKDPALKVLAASYKRVKNIIKDNRETVVDVSLFEHQTERNLYELFLTVREEMARHITVKEYAKALEVMLRMKEPVDAFFDDVMVMAEDLSVRKNRLSLLTLLGEQILLIGDISLLQEA is encoded by the coding sequence ATGCGAGATCTACTCTTTGAAATTGGCATGGAAGAGATACCGGCAAGTTATCTTGAACCGGCCTTGACCCAGTTGAAAAACAGGTTTGCCGAAAAAGCCTCGGATTTAAAAATTGGCTATGGTGAGATAAAGACACTGGGAACGCCAAGACGCCTTGCCTTGATAGTAAAAAATATTAATGAGAAACAGGAAGATATAACTGAAGAGCTGCTTGGACCCTCTAAGAGTGCTGGTTTTGACGCCAATGGGAAAACGACTAGGGCGGCTGATGGGTTTGCTAAGTCGAAAGGTGCGAATGTCAGCGATTTGCAGGTAGTTACGACACCGAAGGGTGAGTATCTCATGCTGCTCCGCAAACAAAAAGGTGTGGAAACAGCAAATTTATTACCGGATCTCTTGCAAAGCCTGATTTTGGACGTTTCTTTTCCAAAGTCGATGAAATGGGGGAGTAACACGCACGCTTTTGCTCGTCCTATTCAGTGGTTGGTAGCGATATTTGGAGAAGAGGTAATACGATTTAGCCACGCTGGGGTTGAATCCTCTAATAGCAGTGGCGGCCATAGATTTTTAGCCAATAAACGGTTTACAATAAACTCTGTTGCCACCTATGAGCAGCAGCTTGCAGATCACTTCGTCTTGCTTGATCAAACCAAGAGAAGAGCGCGGGTCGTTTCGGAAATAGAACAAGCGGTTGCTCAATCAGCGGAATTACAGGGAGGCCGTGTTGCTATAGATGAGGTTTTGGTGGATACCGTTACCAATCTTGTTGAAATGCCTTTCGGAGTTTGCGGAACATTTGATGAGAAATATCTGCAGCTTCCTGCTGATGTGCTAATCACCTCAATGCGCGAACATCAGAAGTATTTCCCCGTAGTCAATCAAACAGGAAAGCTGCTTCCGGGCTTTGTGGCAGTTAATAATACCAAAGTGAAGGACACCGCGATTACTCGCAAAGGACATCAACGTGTTCTTCGAGCACGACTCGAAGATGCTTTGTTTTTCTTCAACAGCGATAGAGAGACTAAGCTTGAAGATCGCATAGCCAACCTCCAAGGTATCATCTTTCAAGCAAAACTTGGCACAATGCTGGAAAAGAAAGACAGGTTGGTCAAGCTGGTCAGAATCCTGGCAGACAAGGTCGTACCTGAACTGGCCGACGACGGATGCCGGGCGGCACTTCTCTGCAAGGCCGACTTGCTATCCAATATGGTTGGTGAATTTCCTTCGTTGCAAGGTACCATGGGAGGTGCATATGCCATTCACGATGGGGAGAAAGATAACGTCGCCGCGGCCATTGTTGAACATTATATGCCGAAGAGGGCCGGGGCTGAACTTCCGTCGTCCGAATTGGGGTCGATCCTGGCCCTAGCCGATCGATTTGATACCTTGGCTGGATGTTTTGGGATCGGCCAAGTCCCTTCGGGAACTGCCGATCCTTTTGGCTTAAGGCGCATCTCCATAGCTATTTTACATATTATTCAAGGCAAAAAGTATTCATTGTCATTACGAGAGCTTATCCATAAAGCGCTGGCCTTGTATGGAAACAAGGTTGCTGGTGGCAACGACACGGTCGAAACGGTGGTTGCTTTCATTAAGGGTCGATTTGCCAATGATTGTATCAGCCGGGGGATTGCTGCCGATGCGGTTGATGCTGCTGTTTCGGTTAATTTTGACGACGTAAATGACTGTCTGCTACGCGTTAATGCAATTTTACAACTTCGTAAGGATCCTGCTCTCAAGGTACTTGCCGCTTCGTATAAAAGGGTGAAGAATATCATAAAGGATAATCGAGAAACGGTGGTTGATGTTAGTTTGTTTGAACATCAAACTGAAAGGAATCTTTATGAACTCTTTCTGACTGTACGAGAGGAAATGGCGAGACACATCACCGTGAAAGAATATGCGAAGGCTCTTGAAGTAATGCTAAGAATGAAAGAACCCGTTGACGCTTTCTTCGATGATGTGATGGTTATGGCGGAAGATTTATCAGTACGGAAAAATCGACTGAGTCTCTTAACGCTTTTGGGTGAGCAGATCCTGTTGATAGGAGATATCTCCCTTCTGCAAGAAGCCTGA
- a CDS encoding GTP cyclohydrolase, FolE2/MptA family — translation MKDIQSQLDSRRINIKKVGVKTISYPITVRDKAQKRQHTVATVNMYVNLPHKFKGTHMSRFVEILNEFHGEIDVKSFHAVLEKMKDRLEAEAAHLEIDFPYFLHKAKNGETGHLAHYRCQMHGSLEENDDLKLSVEVPISLPISDTPPYRLPGSLGRWGKAEVSVRFRQFYWIEDIILLIEEAVNDELANLDSKQKKVLSVEAITRLVGNRLETINAIEWFSVCIHNFGEECSTFAVMESC, via the coding sequence ATGAAAGATATCCAAAGCCAACTGGACAGCCGGAGAATCAACATTAAAAAGGTTGGCGTCAAGACTATTTCCTATCCGATTACTGTTCGCGACAAGGCACAAAAGAGGCAGCATACCGTTGCCACTGTCAATATGTATGTCAATTTGCCGCATAAATTCAAGGGCACGCACATGAGTAGATTCGTTGAGATACTCAATGAATTTCACGGCGAAATTGACGTCAAGAGTTTTCACGCTGTCCTTGAGAAGATGAAGGATCGTTTGGAGGCAGAGGCAGCCCATCTTGAGATCGATTTTCCGTATTTTTTGCATAAGGCGAAAAATGGCGAAACCGGACATCTTGCCCATTATCGTTGTCAAATGCATGGATCATTGGAAGAAAATGACGATCTCAAGCTGAGTGTTGAAGTGCCAATTAGTTTGCCAATCTCTGACACCCCCCCTTATCGATTACCGGGATCTCTAGGAAGATGGGGAAAGGCCGAGGTCAGTGTACGTTTTAGGCAGTTTTACTGGATTGAAGATATAATCCTACTCATTGAAGAAGCGGTGAATGACGAATTGGCGAATCTTGACTCGAAACAAAAAAAGGTGCTCTCAGTCGAAGCAATTACCAGGCTAGTGGGGAACCGTCTCGAGACAATCAATGCTATCGAATGGTTTTCAGTATGTATACATAATTTTGGTGAAGAGTGCTCTACCTTCGCTGTCATGGAATCCTGCTAA
- a CDS encoding response regulator, whose product MKKLLLVDDEETIHMVYREEFEDDGYSVVSALDGASGLEKFKAEHPDLVILDIQMPGMNGVEVLRQMKMLNSAIPVILSSAYQEFKRDLGTWASDEYIVKSGDLDDLKEAVRRLLKEN is encoded by the coding sequence GTGAAAAAACTGCTCCTGGTTGATGATGAAGAGACTATTCACATGGTCTATCGTGAGGAGTTCGAAGATGATGGGTATTCGGTAGTATCTGCCCTGGATGGTGCAAGTGGATTAGAAAAGTTCAAAGCCGAACATCCCGATCTCGTTATTCTTGATATTCAAATGCCGGGAATGAATGGAGTTGAGGTGTTACGCCAGATGAAAATGTTAAATTCGGCTATTCCGGTCATTTTGAGTAGTGCGTATCAGGAGTTCAAACGTGATCTCGGGACTTGGGCATCCGATGAATATATAGTAAAGTCTGGTGATCTTGATGATCTCAAGGAAGCCGTTCGGAGGCTTTTGAAAGAGAACTAA
- the galT gene encoding galactose-1-phosphate uridylyltransferase yields MPELRKDPILGRWIIISKERRKRPTDFPVEVSSGGGGFCPLCPGNESFTPSEVLAFRDNVHHVNGAGWRVRVVPNKFPALIIEGDLSKEGIGLYDRMNGIGAHEVIIETPDHDHSFADFSLAEIAMVLKAYKERIIDLEKDLRFRYVMVFKNHGRDAGASLEHSHSQLIALPILPRMIVSELEGALSHFKYKERCIFCDIIRQEILQKERVVCQNDKFITITPFAPRTPFEMWILPKRHASAFYSQDDSEIHSLAEIFSESLQRLCKCIPNVPYNYVLHTDPLRSGGLEYYHWHFEIVPKLTSIAGFEWGSGFYINPLPPEEAAAFLRDSLTPA; encoded by the coding sequence ATGCCGGAACTACGCAAAGATCCTATCCTCGGTAGATGGATAATAATTTCCAAGGAAAGAAGGAAAAGGCCCACTGACTTCCCGGTGGAGGTTTCATCGGGCGGAGGTGGATTTTGTCCTTTATGCCCTGGCAATGAATCATTTACGCCCAGCGAAGTCTTGGCCTTTAGAGATAATGTGCACCATGTCAACGGGGCTGGGTGGAGGGTTCGGGTTGTACCAAATAAGTTCCCGGCTCTCATCATCGAAGGTGATCTTTCGAAGGAAGGTATAGGCCTTTATGACCGAATGAATGGCATCGGAGCCCATGAGGTCATTATTGAGACACCCGACCACGACCATAGTTTTGCCGATTTTTCGTTGGCAGAAATAGCTATGGTGCTTAAGGCTTACAAAGAGCGGATTATTGATCTCGAAAAAGATCTGCGTTTTCGGTATGTCATGGTGTTTAAAAACCATGGTCGCGATGCTGGGGCATCACTGGAACATTCCCATTCACAACTCATTGCTCTACCGATATTGCCGAGGATGATTGTCTCCGAATTAGAAGGAGCGCTTTCTCACTTCAAATATAAAGAGCGATGTATCTTTTGCGATATCATTCGGCAGGAAATATTGCAAAAAGAGCGAGTTGTTTGTCAGAATGACAAGTTCATCACTATTACTCCGTTTGCACCCCGAACTCCTTTTGAAATGTGGATTTTGCCGAAGCGACACGCTTCGGCATTTTATTCGCAGGACGACAGTGAAATTCATTCTCTTGCGGAAATATTTTCCGAATCTTTGCAGCGGCTCTGCAAATGTATACCAAATGTCCCATATAATTATGTTCTCCATACAGACCCTCTGCGTTCTGGTGGGCTTGAGTATTATCATTGGCATTTTGAGATCGTCCCAAAGTTGACATCCATTGCCGGATTCGAATGGGGCTCTGGCTTTTATATAAATCCATTGCCGCCGGAAGAGGCAGCCGCATTTTTACGTGATTCTTTGACGCCAGCATAA
- the dksA gene encoding RNA polymerase-binding protein DksA: MDKEQLELFRTQLLLKKQEIITDAGKTMTEMTDQTTNVPDPNDRATLESGRSFELRIRDRERKLVTKIDEAITRIDDGSYGICEDCGEEIGLKRLEARPVTTLCIDCKTLQETREKSVGQ, encoded by the coding sequence ATGGATAAAGAGCAACTCGAACTGTTTCGGACGCAGCTGTTGCTGAAAAAACAGGAAATCATTACGGATGCCGGAAAAACCATGACAGAGATGACGGATCAGACTACCAATGTCCCTGATCCGAACGATAGGGCAACCTTGGAGTCCGGCAGGAGTTTTGAATTGCGAATTCGCGACAGGGAACGTAAGCTTGTCACGAAAATCGACGAAGCTATTACCCGGATCGATGATGGAAGTTATGGTATATGTGAAGATTGTGGCGAAGAAATTGGTTTGAAACGTTTAGAGGCAAGGCCTGTCACTACACTTTGTATTGATTGTAAAACACTCCAAGAAACCCGAGAAAAATCCGTAGGACAATAA
- the moaC gene encoding cyclic pyranopterin monophosphate synthase MoaC, translating to MVDNNKETFTHFDSEGNARMVDVSGKIETLRIAEAAGNISMSRQAFDLVKSGSMAKGDVLGIARVAGIMAAKKVDDLIPLAHPLMISKADITFQLRDEDASIDIFATVAINGKTGVEMEALTAVSIAVLTVYDMCKAVDKSMVIGNIRLLKKTGGKSGTYLRGD from the coding sequence ATGGTAGATAACAATAAAGAGACCTTCACCCATTTTGATTCAGAAGGCAATGCCAGGATGGTTGATGTCAGCGGTAAGATAGAAACCTTGCGTATTGCTGAGGCTGCCGGGAATATCAGTATGTCCCGGCAGGCCTTTGATTTAGTGAAAAGTGGATCGATGGCCAAGGGCGACGTTTTAGGGATTGCAAGAGTTGCCGGCATCATGGCGGCAAAGAAGGTGGATGACCTGATTCCTCTGGCACACCCGCTTATGATTAGCAAAGCTGATATTACTTTTCAGCTTCGAGATGAAGATGCGTCGATCGATATCTTTGCAACGGTTGCAATAAATGGCAAAACCGGAGTGGAAATGGAAGCGCTTACAGCAGTTTCCATCGCCGTTCTGACTGTTTATGATATGTGTAAAGCGGTTGATAAGTCGATGGTTATCGGCAATATTCGTCTTCTGAAAAAAACTGGCGGTAAAAGCGGTACATACCTTCGGGGGGATTGA
- the dnaJ gene encoding molecular chaperone DnaJ, whose amino-acid sequence MSNDYYEILSVSRTASAGDIKKAYRKLAMKYHPDRNPDDKEAEEKFKSCTEAYEVLSDEKKRKIYDTYGHDGLKNSGYRGPGSADDIFSSFGDIFGDLFGFGSGSRAGVRRDGPIPGNDLRYDVEISFMEAVHGVSKEVQLTRRDTCWTCEGSGSRPGYQKQTCPSCNGRGQVVRSQGFFQMSSTCPQCHGEGAIVTNPCNDCHGSGLVEKTKKVALKIPAGVDSGARMRLRGEGEGGRRGGQSGDLYVVVHVSDHEFFKREGDTIYCRFPVSMAKAALGTTVEVPTVHGKKSLEIPAGSQSGELFTLRNEGVPSLRGRARGDMVVELQVMTPTNLCEEQKKVLREFDTLCTKHGQHQEEEGFFKRLLNEVRGKS is encoded by the coding sequence ATGAGTAACGATTATTACGAGATCTTGTCAGTAAGTAGAACTGCCTCCGCCGGTGATATAAAAAAGGCGTATCGAAAGCTTGCTATGAAATATCATCCGGACCGCAATCCTGATGATAAAGAGGCTGAAGAAAAATTCAAATCCTGCACTGAGGCTTACGAGGTGCTGAGTGACGAGAAAAAGAGGAAAATTTATGACACTTATGGCCACGATGGATTAAAAAACAGCGGGTATCGTGGCCCCGGAAGCGCCGATGATATTTTCTCAAGCTTTGGAGATATATTTGGCGATCTGTTTGGCTTCGGTAGCGGCAGTCGTGCCGGCGTTCGGAGAGATGGGCCTATTCCGGGAAACGACCTCCGTTACGATGTAGAGATCTCTTTTATGGAGGCCGTGCACGGTGTTTCCAAAGAAGTACAGTTGACACGGCGAGATACCTGCTGGACCTGTGAAGGATCGGGGAGTAGGCCTGGGTACCAAAAACAGACCTGCCCAAGTTGTAATGGCCGAGGGCAGGTAGTACGCTCGCAGGGATTTTTTCAGATGAGCTCCACCTGCCCGCAGTGTCACGGTGAGGGGGCCATTGTTACCAACCCGTGCAATGATTGCCATGGTAGCGGGCTGGTAGAAAAAACAAAGAAAGTAGCTTTGAAGATACCTGCCGGGGTTGATTCGGGTGCCAGGATGCGCCTCCGGGGAGAGGGTGAAGGTGGGCGTCGCGGCGGACAATCAGGCGATTTGTATGTTGTTGTTCATGTTAGCGATCATGAATTTTTTAAGCGGGAAGGTGATACCATTTATTGCCGGTTTCCGGTTTCTATGGCTAAGGCAGCACTTGGAACAACGGTGGAAGTACCGACAGTTCATGGGAAGAAGAGCCTTGAGATTCCTGCAGGTAGCCAATCCGGAGAACTCTTTACCCTCCGTAACGAAGGGGTTCCCAGCCTGCGTGGGAGAGCAAGAGGCGACATGGTCGTAGAGCTTCAGGTTATGACTCCAACCAACTTATGCGAGGAGCAGAAAAAGGTTCTGCGGGAGTTTGACACACTCTGCACAAAGCATGGCCAGCATCAGGAAGAAGAGGGCTTTTTCAAAAGATTGCTCAATGAAGTTCGTGGCAAGAGTTGA
- the rpoZ gene encoding DNA-directed RNA polymerase subunit omega — protein sequence MARITCEDCLEAVGKQNRFKLIHLTVQRVKQHRQGEPFLVEGKNKEIVMTLREIAASKVTFANIDSFPEGKENSKNTETENELSSDNS from the coding sequence ATGGCACGAATTACCTGTGAAGATTGTTTGGAAGCAGTAGGAAAACAAAATCGATTCAAGTTGATTCATCTTACTGTGCAAAGAGTGAAACAACATCGACAAGGTGAACCGTTTCTTGTCGAAGGCAAGAACAAAGAAATCGTTATGACCCTTCGGGAGATCGCTGCATCGAAGGTTACTTTCGCTAATATCGATAGTTTTCCGGAAGGAAAAGAAAACTCCAAAAACACTGAAACCGAGAATGAGCTCTCATCAGATAATTCGTGA